Proteins from a genomic interval of bacterium:
- a CDS encoding 3-keto-5-aminohexanoate cleavage protein, whose translation MAGVIVTCAVTGSSHTPTMNSDIPVTVEDHIRQSVDAAREGAAVIHLHARDPLDGRPISDPGVFREYCSGIKAESDAVISITTGGATGQTIEERLRVIEVLKPELATCNLGTMNYGLFQMIPRYEGRWKYDWEEPFLESTKWEPFVNTFGDIEYMLTVLAEKTGCRFEFEAYDIGHLYTLAYFADRGLVRPPIFMQFVMGTFGGIGPDIENVVAMKTVANRLFGHDLEWSILGGGRFQFDIVTAGATLGGNVRVGLEDGIYLRKGKLAESNAEQVAKIVRILRELSREPADPTETRRRLALKGLGQVAF comes from the coding sequence GTGGCTGGTGTGATCGTCACGTGCGCGGTGACGGGCTCCTCCCACACCCCCACCATGAACAGCGACATCCCGGTGACGGTGGAGGACCACATCCGCCAGTCGGTCGATGCCGCGCGGGAGGGCGCCGCCGTCATCCACCTCCACGCCAGGGATCCCCTCGACGGGCGGCCCATCTCCGATCCCGGGGTCTTCAGGGAGTACTGCTCCGGCATAAAGGCGGAGTCCGACGCCGTGATCTCGATCACCACCGGAGGCGCTACCGGCCAGACCATCGAGGAACGCCTCCGGGTCATAGAGGTGTTGAAGCCCGAGCTCGCCACCTGCAACCTGGGCACCATGAACTACGGGCTGTTCCAGATGATCCCCCGCTACGAGGGTCGCTGGAAGTACGACTGGGAGGAGCCCTTTCTCGAGAGCACCAAGTGGGAACCGTTCGTGAACACGTTCGGCGACATCGAGTACATGCTCACGGTGCTCGCCGAGAAGACCGGTTGCCGTTTCGAGTTCGAGGCCTACGACATCGGCCACCTCTACACGCTGGCCTACTTCGCCGACCGGGGGCTGGTGAGACCCCCGATCTTCATGCAGTTCGTCATGGGCACCTTCGGCGGGATCGGCCCCGACATCGAGAACGTGGTGGCGATGAAGACGGTGGCCAACCGGCTGTTCGGGCACGATCTCGAGTGGTCGATCCTGGGTGGGGGCCGGTTCCAGTTCGACATCGTCACCGCCGGCGCCACGCTGGGCGGGAACGTGAGGGTGGGCCTCGAGGACGGCATCTACCTCCGCAAGGGCAAGCTGGCCGAGTCCAACGCCGAGCAGGTCGCCAAGATCGTGCGGATCCTGCGCGAGCTGTCCCGCGAACCCGCCGACCCGACCGAGACCCGCCGGCGCCTGGCCCTCAAGGGACTCGGTCAGGTGGCCTTCTAG
- a CDS encoding L-carnitine dehydrogenase gives MTSTDGALQPKTFGVVGTGVIGSGWAVRALSRGIDVVAWDPAPGAQDRLQQAIGRAWPSVRRLGLYPGAEPDRIRFAATPEEVCHAADFIQESAPEDEDLKRTLLARLDAAATPETIIASSSSGLLPTRIASDCAHPDRVLIGHPFNPVYLLPLCEVVGGAETSAGAVGRAAAVYDFLDMYPLVVRREVPGYLSDRLQEALWRETLHLVNDGIATTAELDDAIIYGPGLRWAGMGTNLTFHLAGGRDGMRHMLEQFGPALALPWSKLEAPELTTSLVDAMVEGTRRQAGGRSVAELERLRDDYLIATMRALRSVGLGAGEILARREARRYGETSLIWSEGAAVPAPLELYRCDVEPDWVDYNRHMTEAAYLTAFGWATDALFRYIGDDEDYRAAGHSFYTVETHVNYLREVAGDDSLRFTTLVVGLDGKRLHIYHEMFDDATGDLVATTEQMLLHMDTAAGRPAPIGGRPARALRAIRREHAAMDRPGFLGRVMKTRETS, from the coding sequence ATGACATCCACGGACGGGGCTCTCCAGCCGAAGACCTTCGGTGTTGTCGGAACCGGCGTGATCGGTTCCGGCTGGGCCGTCAGGGCCCTGAGCCGGGGCATCGACGTGGTGGCCTGGGACCCGGCGCCGGGCGCCCAGGACCGGCTGCAGCAGGCGATCGGCCGGGCCTGGCCCTCCGTCCGGAGGCTCGGCCTGTACCCGGGCGCCGAGCCTGACCGGATCCGGTTCGCAGCCACCCCGGAGGAGGTGTGCCACGCCGCCGACTTCATCCAGGAGTCTGCGCCGGAGGACGAGGATCTAAAACGCACCCTCCTCGCCCGCCTCGACGCCGCCGCCACGCCCGAGACGATCATCGCCTCCAGCTCCTCCGGCCTGCTCCCCACCCGGATCGCCTCCGACTGCGCCCACCCCGACCGGGTGCTGATCGGCCATCCCTTCAACCCCGTCTACCTGCTCCCGCTCTGCGAGGTGGTGGGCGGCGCCGAGACCTCCGCCGGCGCCGTGGGGCGGGCCGCCGCGGTCTACGACTTCCTGGACATGTACCCCCTGGTAGTGCGCCGCGAGGTCCCCGGCTACCTGTCGGACCGCCTCCAGGAGGCCCTCTGGAGGGAGACACTCCACCTCGTCAACGACGGCATCGCCACCACCGCGGAACTGGACGACGCCATCATCTACGGGCCCGGCCTGCGCTGGGCCGGCATGGGCACCAACCTCACCTTCCACCTCGCCGGCGGGAGAGATGGCATGCGGCACATGCTGGAACAGTTCGGTCCCGCCCTCGCGCTCCCCTGGAGCAAGCTGGAGGCGCCGGAGCTCACCACGTCCCTCGTCGACGCCATGGTGGAGGGAACCCGGCGGCAGGCCGGCGGACGGAGCGTCGCCGAACTGGAACGGCTCCGGGACGACTACCTGATCGCGACCATGAGAGCGCTGCGTTCGGTGGGTCTGGGCGCCGGCGAGATCCTGGCCAGGCGGGAGGCTCGTCGCTATGGCGAGACCTCGCTGATCTGGTCGGAAGGCGCCGCGGTCCCGGCGCCGCTGGAGCTGTACCGTTGCGACGTGGAACCCGACTGGGTGGACTACAACCGGCACATGACCGAGGCCGCCTACCTCACAGCCTTCGGCTGGGCGACCGACGCGCTGTTCCGGTACATCGGCGACGATGAGGACTACCGTGCCGCGGGCCACTCCTTCTACACCGTGGAGACCCACGTCAACTACCTGCGGGAGGTGGCGGGCGACGACTCCCTACGCTTCACCACCCTGGTCGTGGGCCTCGACGGCAAGCGGCTGCATATCTATCACGAGATGTTCGACGATGCCACCGGGGACCTGGTGGCCACGACGGAGCAGATGCTCTTGCATATGGACACGGCGGCAGGCCGTCCCGCCCCGATCGGCGGGCGACCCGCCCGGGCGCTGCGAGCCATCCGCCGCGAACACGCTGCCATGGACAGGCCCGGCTTTCTGGGCCGGGTGATGAAGACCAGGGAAACGAGCTGA
- a CDS encoding acyl-CoA dehydrogenase family protein, with the protein MDFELTGEQRLIIDVARDFTEKELFPYEEEVERSGRVRPELVDRIRSRAIAAGIYAANMPEEFGGAGLDPLTLALVERELGAASYALQYIVARPSNILQACRDEQIDRYLLPTVRGERVECLAMSEPDAGSDLRGMRCSAVRDGDGYLINGTKHFISHADLADYVILFAATGEEPGPRGPRKMITAFLVDMGTPGFEVRPGYRAVSNRGYHNFVLQFDDCRVPSSAILGEEHQGFRVANEWLGSTRLQVAAVCLGRARRAIDLATRWAAERTQFGRQIGKFQGVSFKLADMQTRYEAAELLTLRAAWKDGQGSMTDTDAAMAKVYASEMCQFVTDEAIQIFGGMGLMDELPLERLWRDTRVDRIWDGTSEIQRHIISRAMLRPLGG; encoded by the coding sequence ATGGACTTCGAACTCACCGGCGAGCAACGCCTCATAATCGATGTCGCCCGCGACTTCACGGAGAAGGAATTGTTCCCCTACGAGGAGGAGGTGGAGCGTTCCGGTCGGGTGCGCCCCGAGTTGGTCGACCGGATCAGGTCGCGTGCCATCGCCGCCGGCATCTACGCCGCCAACATGCCCGAGGAGTTCGGTGGGGCCGGGCTGGACCCGCTCACGCTGGCACTGGTCGAGCGGGAGCTGGGGGCCGCCTCCTACGCCCTCCAGTACATCGTGGCCCGACCCTCCAACATCCTGCAGGCCTGCCGGGACGAACAGATCGACCGGTACCTCCTGCCCACGGTTCGGGGAGAGCGGGTGGAATGCCTGGCGATGAGCGAGCCCGACGCCGGCTCCGATCTGAGAGGCATGCGCTGCTCGGCGGTCCGGGACGGCGACGGCTACCTCATCAACGGCACCAAGCACTTCATCAGCCACGCCGACCTCGCCGACTACGTCATCCTGTTCGCCGCCACCGGCGAGGAGCCCGGCCCCCGAGGCCCCAGGAAGATGATCACCGCCTTCCTGGTCGACATGGGCACTCCCGGATTCGAGGTGCGGCCCGGTTACCGGGCGGTCTCCAACCGGGGCTACCACAACTTCGTCCTCCAGTTCGACGACTGCCGCGTGCCCTCGTCCGCCATCCTCGGCGAGGAGCACCAAGGATTCCGGGTAGCCAACGAGTGGCTGGGATCGACCCGTCTCCAGGTTGCGGCGGTGTGCCTGGGAAGGGCGCGGCGCGCTATCGACCTGGCCACCCGGTGGGCCGCCGAGCGCACCCAGTTCGGCCGCCAGATCGGCAAGTTCCAGGGGGTGTCCTTCAAGCTGGCCGACATGCAAACCCGCTACGAGGCGGCGGAGCTGCTCACCCTCAGGGCAGCGTGGAAGGACGGGCAGGGCTCCATGACGGATACCGATGCCGCCATGGCCAAGGTCTACGCCAGCGAGATGTGCCAGTTCGTCACGGATGAGGCCATCCAGATCTTCGGGGGCATGGGCCTGATGGACGAGCTACCGCTGGAACGGCTGTGGCGGGACACCCGGGTGGACCGCATCTGGGACGGCACCTCCGAGATCCAGCGCCACATCATCTCCCGGGCCATGCTCCGACCCCTCGGCGGGTAG
- a CDS encoding acetate--CoA ligase family protein, translating into MPVRDLDRLLRPRTVVVVGGDPAERAIRQSDRLGFEGEIWPVNPSRSTMAGRHVYPSLDDLPGAPDSAFVAVNRRLTVEVVRQLAGMGCGGAVLYASGFAEAGEEGAEIQERLVDGHGMPLIGPNCYGIINAVMGAALWPDVQGCRRIRSGPALISQSGNISLNLTMNRRGIEFSYVISLGNQSSVTTEDCLEHFAARSEVTAVGIHAESILDPIAFGRAALACRDTGTPVVVLKTGRSEEAERITSSHTAALAAPAVAYDALFERYGVVTAESIPDFMATLGLLDTVGPIPGNRLVSLSCSGGEAALVADRSVRYAVAFPAFGPEHRDRIAATLPQLVAITNPLDYHTFIWGDEPALERCFTEVVSGPFDAAMLVIDWPSEGNDDTDWWPALRAFAIATNRAGRAGVIVSGLPESLPGPVRDFATERGLGMAWSIDEALAGLAAAASRGRWLEDPPPSLHLPAGTWTGPVLALDEPAAKSILSSAGIPVPEGVVVDGCTDGVPARLPRHLSFPLVAKAVGPVHKSRTGGVIAGIADLEELEAAIERLGRGSRQVLVEEQVTGAVAELLVSVSRIPPIGLVVTLGAGGTLVEWLEDTTGLLAPVTRPGLRRALRRLRIGRMLEHRVPGLVSDPEPIRDIIDRLTALVAGRPGIVEVEINPLILTEDALWAVDALISTNPEDGSNS; encoded by the coding sequence ATGCCGGTTCGGGACTTGGACCGCCTCCTGCGTCCCCGGACGGTGGTGGTGGTCGGGGGCGACCCGGCCGAGCGAGCCATCCGCCAGTCGGACCGGCTCGGCTTCGAGGGAGAGATCTGGCCGGTCAACCCCAGCCGGTCCACCATGGCCGGGCGCCACGTCTACCCGTCGCTCGACGACCTGCCGGGAGCACCTGACTCCGCCTTCGTGGCAGTGAACCGCCGGCTCACGGTCGAGGTTGTCAGGCAACTGGCGGGAATGGGTTGTGGCGGGGCCGTGCTCTACGCCTCGGGATTCGCCGAGGCCGGTGAGGAGGGCGCCGAGATACAGGAACGGCTGGTGGACGGGCACGGGATGCCTCTGATCGGACCCAACTGCTACGGGATCATCAACGCGGTGATGGGCGCCGCCCTCTGGCCCGACGTTCAGGGCTGCCGGCGGATCCGGAGCGGGCCGGCCCTGATCAGCCAGTCAGGGAACATCTCCCTCAACCTCACCATGAACCGGCGCGGGATCGAGTTCAGCTACGTGATCTCGCTGGGCAACCAGTCCTCGGTCACAACCGAGGACTGCCTGGAGCACTTCGCAGCCCGTTCCGAGGTGACTGCGGTCGGCATCCACGCCGAGTCGATCCTCGATCCGATCGCCTTCGGTCGAGCGGCGCTCGCCTGCCGGGACACCGGCACGCCCGTGGTGGTGCTCAAGACCGGGAGGTCGGAGGAAGCCGAGCGCATCACCTCATCCCACACCGCCGCGCTGGCCGCCCCCGCTGTTGCCTACGACGCCCTGTTCGAGCGCTACGGGGTGGTGACGGCGGAGTCGATACCCGACTTCATGGCCACGCTGGGATTGCTGGACACGGTCGGCCCGATCCCGGGCAACCGGCTGGTCTCCCTCTCGTGCTCGGGAGGCGAGGCGGCGCTGGTGGCCGACCGGTCGGTTCGCTATGCGGTGGCCTTCCCGGCCTTCGGCCCCGAGCACCGGGACCGGATCGCGGCCACCCTGCCGCAGCTGGTAGCCATCACCAACCCGCTCGACTACCACACCTTCATCTGGGGTGATGAGCCGGCCCTGGAACGATGCTTCACCGAGGTGGTGTCGGGGCCGTTCGACGCCGCCATGCTGGTCATCGACTGGCCGTCGGAGGGGAACGACGACACGGACTGGTGGCCCGCGCTCCGGGCGTTCGCCATCGCCACCAACCGAGCGGGCCGAGCCGGCGTGATCGTGTCGGGGCTCCCGGAGAGCCTTCCCGGCCCCGTCCGGGATTTCGCAACGGAGCGGGGTCTCGGCATGGCCTGGTCGATCGATGAGGCCCTGGCCGGATTGGCGGCAGCAGCTTCAAGGGGCCGATGGCTCGAGGATCCGCCACCGTCGCTCCACCTTCCCGCCGGGACCTGGACCGGTCCTGTCCTGGCCCTGGACGAACCGGCCGCCAAGTCGATCCTCTCGAGCGCGGGAATACCGGTACCCGAGGGCGTCGTCGTGGACGGTTGCACAGACGGCGTCCCGGCACGGTTGCCACGTCACCTGTCCTTCCCGCTGGTGGCGAAGGCCGTCGGGCCGGTCCACAAGTCGCGGACCGGTGGGGTGATCGCCGGGATTGCCGACCTGGAGGAACTCGAAGCAGCGATCGAGCGTCTGGGACGTGGTAGCCGCCAGGTGCTGGTCGAGGAGCAGGTGACGGGAGCCGTTGCCGAGCTGCTCGTGTCGGTGAGCCGGATACCACCGATCGGTCTGGTGGTGACACTCGGAGCGGGAGGGACCCTGGTGGAGTGGCTGGAGGACACCACCGGCCTGCTGGCGCCCGTAACACGGCCCGGGCTGCGACGAGCGCTCCGCCGGCTCCGCATCGGGCGCATGCTGGAGCACCGGGTACCCGGTCTGGTCTCCGATCCCGAACCGATCCGCGACATCATCGACCGGCTGACCGCCCTGGTGGCCGGCCGCCCCGGCATCGTCGAGGTGGAGATAAACCCCCTCATCCTCACCGAGGATGCACTATGGGCGGTCGACGCCCTGATCTCCACCAACCCGGAAGACGGGTCCAACTCCTAG
- a CDS encoding phytanoyl-CoA dioxygenase family protein: MTPEQVLAEPPRVLTQKQRESYFEGGYVSVESLIPQELIDRLNEVTAVFVERSRSVTRSGEDYDVADDHGPDSPKIRRLKMPDRLHDTYWEFASGLIADVAADLVGPDVVFHHSKLNFKWDAGSDDVKWHQDIQFYPHTNYSPLTIGTYLADTGMDDGPLMVIPGSHDGPLFDQYDEEGNWIGCLSAEDSATVDVRRVEYLTGPAGSITAHNCRTVHGSPPTSRPSGRPLLLNAYASADAFPYTAHPQPTRNTGKVIRGQPARWAHHDPRPCLIPPDWSGGYDSIFAAQEDEG, from the coding sequence ATGACACCGGAACAGGTTCTTGCCGAACCGCCGAGAGTGCTGACCCAGAAGCAGAGGGAGTCGTACTTCGAGGGCGGGTACGTGAGCGTGGAGTCACTCATCCCCCAGGAACTGATCGACCGGCTCAACGAGGTCACGGCGGTCTTCGTGGAGCGGAGCCGATCGGTCACCCGGTCGGGCGAGGACTACGACGTGGCTGATGATCACGGCCCGGACTCGCCCAAGATACGGCGTCTCAAGATGCCCGACCGCCTGCACGACACGTACTGGGAGTTCGCCTCCGGCCTGATCGCCGATGTCGCCGCCGACCTGGTGGGGCCGGACGTGGTGTTCCATCACTCCAAGCTCAACTTCAAGTGGGACGCCGGCTCGGACGATGTCAAGTGGCATCAGGACATCCAGTTCTACCCGCACACCAACTACAGCCCGCTGACGATCGGCACGTACCTCGCCGACACCGGTATGGATGACGGCCCCCTGATGGTGATACCGGGCAGCCACGACGGCCCCCTGTTCGATCAGTACGACGAGGAGGGAAACTGGATCGGATGCCTGTCAGCTGAAGACTCCGCGACCGTCGATGTCAGACGGGTCGAGTACCTCACCGGACCGGCCGGATCGATCACCGCCCACAACTGCCGGACGGTCCACGGCTCGCCACCTACCTCCAGGCCGAGCGGTCGGCCCCTGCTGCTCAACGCCTATGCCTCCGCCGATGCCTTCCCGTACACGGCCCACCCGCAACCGACCCGCAACACCGGCAAGGTGATTCGCGGGCAGCCCGCCCGGTGGGCCCACCACGATCCCCGGCCCTGCCTGATCCCCCCGGACTGGTCCGGCGGGTACGACTCGATCTTCGCCGCCCAGGAAGACGAAGGCTGA
- a CDS encoding enoyl-CoA hydratase-related protein → MNDVIRAVRRGSTLEVTLDRPKANAIDAATSRALGAVFSGFRDDPDLRVAIFTGAGERFFSAGWDLAAGAEGEAYESDFGPGGFGGFAELPDLNKPVIAAVNGMAVGGGFELVMAADLVVAAEHATFFLPEASIGLIPDVGSVLLPRLLPAPLANEVLLAGRRLDTEDLHRFGLVNEVVPGTDLMNAAHDLADRIAAHAPLAVAAILDIGRRSDGLPASAALHDLRSGAVETYLKMLDSEDAEEGLRAFAEKRDPVWKGR, encoded by the coding sequence ATGAACGACGTCATCCGAGCGGTCCGCCGGGGATCGACGCTCGAGGTCACCCTCGACCGGCCCAAGGCCAACGCCATCGACGCGGCCACCAGCCGGGCCCTGGGGGCGGTCTTCTCCGGCTTCCGGGATGATCCCGACCTCCGGGTGGCCATCTTCACCGGCGCGGGCGAGCGGTTCTTCTCCGCCGGATGGGACCTGGCCGCAGGGGCCGAAGGCGAGGCCTACGAGAGCGACTTCGGACCGGGCGGCTTCGGCGGGTTCGCGGAACTACCGGACCTCAACAAGCCCGTCATCGCCGCGGTGAACGGCATGGCGGTCGGGGGCGGATTCGAGCTCGTGATGGCCGCGGACCTGGTGGTGGCTGCGGAACACGCCACCTTCTTCCTGCCCGAGGCCTCGATCGGGCTGATCCCCGATGTGGGATCCGTCCTGCTTCCCAGGTTGCTGCCGGCCCCGCTGGCCAACGAGGTGCTCCTGGCAGGGCGCCGATTGGACACCGAGGATCTCCATCGATTCGGCCTGGTGAACGAGGTAGTGCCCGGGACGGATCTCATGAACGCAGCGCACGACCTGGCCGACCGGATCGCAGCCCACGCCCCGCTGGCTGTCGCCGCCATCCTGGACATCGGCCGCCGGAGCGACGGCCTGCCGGCATCCGCCGCGCTCCATGACCTACGTTCCGGCGCGGTCGAGACCTACCTCAAGATGCTGGATTCGGAGGATGCTGAGGAGGGACTGCGAGCGTTCGCGGAGAAGCGCGACCCGGTCTGGAAAGGTCGCTAG
- a CDS encoding MFS transporter: MRLSTLPDPTPGSGGTTRTILGSRGLLLAVLFVMLGNGMMNPLLGIRAELEGFSTTATGTILAFYYVGFLAGAWITRRLMVDVGHIRVYAALASLASTSTLIYILNDSPAVWSLARLITGFAMSGLFIVGESWLNEAATNRTRGRLLAIYMVVLMGGLAAGQMLIVLGDPSGIALFIAASILVSMAVIPITLSTSPAPRPVLPGKLPVAQVWHAAPLGILTSFSQGTAVAALLTLGAVFGARSGMSVDRIALFTSAAVVGSVALQPAIGVLSDRMGRRRLILGTGLVCAGACLAMVQANPLGWWALAVSFVVGGLALSMYPLALSHINDRVPPGSAVGVSTVLSLAAGIGAVIGPIAGAQVMDALGPAGLYWFVGVLFLVTALFSLFRIFTREGVPADKRRPFALVPARAGTVIVQMARRMRQPGERTARSGTGRNKRAPGHKE, encoded by the coding sequence ATGAGATTGTCGACCCTCCCCGATCCCACTCCCGGCTCCGGCGGCACCACCAGGACCATCCTGGGATCGCGAGGCCTGCTCCTGGCCGTCCTCTTCGTGATGCTGGGGAACGGGATGATGAACCCCCTGCTCGGCATCAGGGCCGAACTGGAAGGCTTCTCGACCACCGCCACCGGCACGATCCTGGCGTTCTACTACGTGGGGTTCCTGGCGGGCGCGTGGATAACCCGGCGCCTGATGGTGGACGTCGGCCACATCCGCGTGTACGCCGCGCTGGCGTCGCTGGCATCTACCTCGACCCTCATCTACATCCTGAACGACTCCCCCGCCGTCTGGTCACTGGCGCGGCTGATCACCGGCTTCGCCATGAGCGGCCTATTCATCGTGGGAGAGAGTTGGCTCAACGAGGCTGCCACCAACCGGACTCGGGGACGCCTGCTCGCCATCTACATGGTGGTGCTGATGGGAGGGCTGGCGGCGGGCCAGATGCTGATCGTGCTGGGTGATCCATCCGGGATCGCCCTGTTCATCGCCGCCTCGATACTGGTGTCGATGGCGGTGATCCCGATCACGCTGTCGACCTCGCCGGCTCCCAGGCCGGTGCTTCCCGGCAAGCTCCCGGTCGCCCAGGTGTGGCACGCCGCGCCCCTGGGAATTCTCACCTCCTTCAGCCAGGGCACCGCGGTAGCGGCTTTGCTGACACTCGGCGCCGTGTTCGGCGCGAGATCGGGTATGAGCGTGGACCGGATCGCCTTGTTCACGTCCGCCGCCGTGGTCGGAAGCGTGGCGCTCCAGCCTGCCATCGGCGTGTTGTCCGACCGGATGGGACGGAGAAGGTTGATCCTGGGTACGGGCCTCGTGTGTGCTGGTGCGTGCCTAGCGATGGTTCAGGCCAACCCGCTCGGCTGGTGGGCGCTGGCGGTCTCCTTCGTGGTCGGCGGGCTGGCACTGAGCATGTACCCGCTAGCGCTCAGCCACATCAACGACCGGGTCCCTCCAGGGTCGGCCGTCGGAGTCAGCACCGTGCTGTCGCTCGCCGCCGGAATCGGCGCCGTCATCGGTCCGATCGCCGGCGCGCAGGTCATGGACGCTTTGGGACCCGCCGGCCTCTACTGGTTCGTAGGCGTCCTGTTCCTCGTCACCGCCCTGTTCAGCCTCTTCCGGATCTTCACCCGGGAAGGCGTGCCTGCGGACAAGCGGCGGCCGTTTGCCCTGGTTCCGGCCCGTGCCGGCACGGTCATCGTGCAGATGGCACGCCGGATGCGGCAGCCGGGCGAGAGGACGGCCCGCAGCGGGACCGGTAGGAACAAACGAGCGCCCGGCCACAAGGAGTGA
- a CDS encoding HNH endonuclease family protein — protein sequence MSLLAVACGGSGPDSGADASAHSLAASLRSEGSIRIQVRAVDILEGLVVARERWDGYDRDLFVHWTDEDADGCDTRREVLLRDAYSGLRPGSGPECRIVSGVWYSVYDDTWVEGSPAGIHVDHVVPLQEAWDSGAHAWDPGRRRAFANDLDGLAAVTAAVNEAKGAGDPAQWMPPNADHRCDYVAWWIAIKARWDLTVDGREAGFLRDLLGGECRGLAIWVRE from the coding sequence GTGAGCCTCCTGGCGGTCGCATGCGGCGGGTCCGGCCCGGATAGCGGCGCTGATGCGTCTGCGCACTCCCTCGCGGCTTCCCTTCGCTCCGAAGGCAGTATCCGGATCCAGGTTCGGGCGGTCGACATTCTCGAAGGTTTGGTGGTTGCCCGTGAACGATGGGACGGGTATGACCGGGACCTGTTCGTCCATTGGACGGACGAGGACGCGGACGGATGTGATACCCGCCGGGAGGTTCTTCTGAGGGACGCCTATTCCGGCCTCCGACCGGGTAGCGGTCCGGAATGCCGCATCGTGTCGGGCGTTTGGTACTCGGTGTATGACGATACGTGGGTAGAAGGATCGCCGGCCGGTATACACGTTGACCATGTGGTGCCCTTGCAGGAAGCATGGGATTCGGGTGCTCATGCGTGGGACCCCGGTCGCAGGCGGGCCTTCGCCAACGACCTTGACGGCCTCGCTGCGGTTACGGCCGCCGTTAACGAGGCCAAGGGCGCCGGTGACCCGGCGCAATGGATGCCGCCCAATGCCGATCACAGGTGCGATTACGTTGCTTGGTGGATTGCGATCAAGGCCCGGTGGGATTTGACCGTCGATGGTCGGGAGGCGGGGTTTCTGCGCGACCTCCTCGGCGGCGAGTGCCGGGGTTTGGCGATATGGGTTCGCGAGTAG